The sequence TCCGCCATGCCCGAGAGGAACTCTTCTTTCGGCAGGGACGCGAGTACGCTCAGGTCCATCAAGACCTTCTTCGGCTGATGGAACGCGCCGATCATGTTCTTGCCCAGGGGATGGTTCACGCCGGTCTTGCCGCCGACGCTGCTGTCCACCATCGCGAGCAGCGTGGTCGGCACCTGGGCAAAAGGTATGCCGCGCATGAACGTGGCGGCGGCGAAACCCGTGAGGTCTCCGATCACTCCTCCGCCCAGCGCCACGAGCGCGCACGTGCGGTCGAAAAAGTTGGTCAGAAGCGCGGTATAGACCGCATTGGCCCAGTCAAGGTTCTTGAACTGCTCTCCATCGGGGACCTCGATGGACATGACCATGAACCCCGCTCCCTTGAGACTGTCCACCACGCGTTGGCCATACAGTTTTTTGACCGTCGGGTTCGTAATGAGGGCCATCTTCCGGCCGAAACCGAGGCCCGTCAGACGCTCGCCGGTCTTCTCCAGGTTCGCGCCGATCTCGATGTCGTAGCTCCGGTCGCCAAGTCCGACGTTAACAGTATGCATATCTGATTCTCTCTTTGATCGCTTTAATGACGTCGTCCACGGACTTATCCGATGTGTCGATGCACACATCGGCCTGGGCATAGAACTTTGCGCGGCTGTCGAGCAGTTCTTTGATCTTCGCCTTTGGTTCCGGGGTCTGGAGCAGAGGCCGGTGGGTCTCGTGCTTGATGCGCTCGTAGATCACTTCAGGGCTTGCGGTGAGGCAGACCACGCACCCTCCCTTTTTGAAGGCCTCACGGTTCGCATCCTGGATCACCGCGCCGCCGCCGGTGGAGATCACCTGGCCTTCGCCCATCATGACCTGCTGAATGACCGCCGCCTCGACCTCGCGGAAGTAAGGTTCGCCGAATTTTGAAAAAAGGGAGGTGACACTCAGGTTCTGGTCTGTTTCGATGAGCTTGTCAATGTCCACAAAGGTGTAACCCAGGTCCTTTGCGAGCTGCGCGCCCACGCTCGTCTTGCCCACGCCCATGAATCCTGTAAGAATGATGTTTTTGAACATGATGAATGCCTTACCACAAAGACGCGAAGGCACGAAGAAAAGCTACGCATTGTCAGATGATCTTCTGTCTTCTCTCGTCCCTCGTCCGTCGTCCCACGTCTCTCGTCTGACCTTTACTTCTTCCCCTGCTCTTCTTCCATTTCCATCCGCGCCTTCAAATGCCTGCCATACCCGAGGAAGTTGCGCTTCATCTCGTCGATGTTGTCGCCGCCGAACTTTTCGATCAGAGCGGATGCGATCTCGAACGCCACCACGGCCTCTGCCACCACGCCTGCCGCCGGCACCGCGCACGTGTCGGACCGCTCGACGCTCGCCTTGTAGGGCTTCTTGCTCACCATGTCCACGGAGCGGAGCGGTTTATGCAGCGTGGGGATGGGCTTCATGGCGGCACGAAGCGTAATGGTCTCGCCATTGCTGATCCCGCCCTCAATGCCGCCTGCCATATTCGTCTTGCGATAGAAACCTTCCTTTTTGCTCCAGGAGATCTCGTCATGCACCTGGGAACCGGGCATGTTCGCGGCGCCGAATCCCGCGCCAACCTCCACCCCCTTGATGGCCTGGATGCTCATGAGCGCGGCGGCAAGCTTGCCATCGAGCTTCCGGTCCCAGTGCACGTGGCTGCCAAGCCCTATCGGAACACCGGCGATGACCACTTCGAACACGCCGCCGAGAGAATCCCCCGCCGCTCGCGCTTCGTCGATCTTGCGCATCATCCGCTTCTCCGCTTCATGATCGACACAGCGCAGTTCCGAGGCCTCGGCCTTCTTTTTTATCTCATGAACCGATGACTTCGGTACCTTGGCGTATACATTCCCGATGGAGAGCACATGACTCACTACCTCGATGTCGAACTCTTCAAGCAGCCGCTTTGCCACGGCGCCGACCGCAACACGCATGGCCGTCTCACGTGCGCTCGAGCGCTCAAGGATGCACCGGATGTCCATGCTTCC comes from Nitrospirota bacterium and encodes:
- the aroB gene encoding 3-dehydroquinate synthase, which encodes MHTVNVGLGDRSYDIEIGANLEKTGERLTGLGFGRKMALITNPTVKKLYGQRVVDSLKGAGFMVMSIEVPDGEQFKNLDWANAVYTALLTNFFDRTCALVALGGGVIGDLTGFAAATFMRGIPFAQVPTTLLAMVDSSVGGKTGVNHPLGKNMIGAFHQPKKVLMDLSVLASLPKEEFLSGMAEVIKYGVISDAAFFEYLDKNREKILALDPDALEHVIRRSCEIKAEVVSRDEREGGLRAILNYGHTVGHAVETAENYTMRHGYAVAIGMVIASRLANRTGLCDASVPGRVEMLIKAYGLPTDFSTLGRKPAARELMGIMQGDKKAEGGKVKLVLPKKIGEVVITKEWDESVLQGLLEE
- a CDS encoding shikimate kinase — protein: MFKNIILTGFMGVGKTSVGAQLAKDLGYTFVDIDKLIETDQNLSVTSLFSKFGEPYFREVEAAVIQQVMMGEGQVISTGGGAVIQDANREAFKKGGCVVCLTASPEVIYERIKHETHRPLLQTPEPKAKIKELLDSRAKFYAQADVCIDTSDKSVDDVIKAIKERIRYAYC
- the aroC gene encoding chorismate synthase codes for the protein MLRFLTAGESHGELLMGVIEGMPSGLLIRVTDIDRDLARRQAGYGRGGRMKIEKDTVKIYTGVRWGRTIGSPIGLIVRNKDWENWRDKMSPDPMFLNSAEPVTRPRPGHADLAGALKYGSMDIRCILERSSARETAMRVAVGAVAKRLLEEFDIEVVSHVLSIGNVYAKVPKSSVHEIKKKAEASELRCVDHEAEKRMMRKIDEARAAGDSLGGVFEVVIAGVPIGLGSHVHWDRKLDGKLAAALMSIQAIKGVEVGAGFGAANMPGSQVHDEISWSKKEGFYRKTNMAGGIEGGISNGETITLRAAMKPIPTLHKPLRSVDMVSKKPYKASVERSDTCAVPAAGVVAEAVVAFEIASALIEKFGGDNIDEMKRNFLGYGRHLKARMEMEEEQGKK